A genomic segment from Gracilinanus agilis isolate LMUSP501 chromosome 1, AgileGrace, whole genome shotgun sequence encodes:
- the LOC123247910 gene encoding centrosomal protein 20-like, which yields MATVAELKAVLKDTLEKRGVLGHLRAKIRAEVFNALDDQGEKPPPLSHENLLMNELIREYLEFNKYKYSASVLTAESGQPAVPLERQFLIKELNIFEDSNAKTIWHPNHFHERIFTPASKMKF from the coding sequence ATGGCGACTGTTGCGGAGCTCAAAGCAGTTTTAAAGGATACACTGGAAAAAAGAGGCGTATTGGGCCACTTAAGAGCAAAGATCCGAGCTGAAGTTTTTAATGCACTAGATGATCAAGGTGAAAAACCTCCACCACTGTCTCATGAAAACCTactaatgaatgaattaattcgGGAGTATTTGGAATTCAACAAATATAAGTATTCAGCATCTGTCCTTACAGCTGAATCTGGTCAACCGGCAGTGCCATTGGAAAGACAATTTCTCATTAAggaattaaatatatttgaagaTTCGAATGCAAAAACAATATGGCATCCAAACCACTTTCATGAAAGGATCTTCACTCCAGCCTCCAAGATGAAATTTTGA